Proteins encoded together in one Microcaecilia unicolor chromosome 3, aMicUni1.1, whole genome shotgun sequence window:
- the LOC115466426 gene encoding ferritin light chain, oocyte isoform-like, protein MSSQVCQNFHQESEAGVNQLVNLLLQTSYAYLSLGYYFDRDDVALAKFSKFFLEQSKGKHEQSERFLNFQNKRGGRVVLQDVKKPESDEWGNGTRAMEFALKLEKTVNKALLDLHKTATDHADPHLCDFLESCFLDEEVKLIKKLGDHLTNLKRLKAAEEGMGEYLFDRLTLGEDDS, encoded by the exons ATGAGCTCCCAGGTTTGCCAGAACTTCCACCAGGAGAGTGAGGCTGGAGTTAACCAGCTGGTGAACCTGTTGCTGCAGACATCCTATGCCTACCTGTCCCTG GGATATTACTTTGACCGGGATGATGTGGCTCTGGCCAAGTTCTCCAAGTTCTTCCTGGAGCAGTCCAAGGGGAAGCATGAGCAGTCGGAGCGATTCCTGAACTTCCAGAATAAGCGAGGGGGGCGTGTAGTCCTACAGGATGTGAAG AAGCCAGAATCTGATGAGTGGGGAAATGGGACTCGGGCCATGGAGTTTGCCCTGAAACTAGAGAAGACTGTGAACAAGGCTCTACTGGACCTGCACAAGACTGCCACAGACCATGCTGATCCCCAC TTGTGTGACTTCTTGGAGTCTTGTTTCCTGGATGAAGAGGTGAAGCTCATCAAGAAGCTGGGAGACCACCTGACCAACCTGAAGAGGCTGAAGGCAGCAGAAGAGGGCATGGGAGAGTATCTCTTTGACAGATTGACCCTGGGTGAAGATGACAGCTAG
- the LOC115466421 gene encoding zinc finger protein 678-like: MEEDPVSDHLEVGEEDTDTKSNDGFGNKRMRECDGQKRKEWKHKDSPDPSVDCLEGTSRVKPSSMKENAPKEERPNVCTEQERNSIHCANLKQNQRISGETLLQSTLFEERSIGKSNLKSDLTEQKKVDREDEPFHCTEYGKYFTCSVPAKNFSPIFEPKKHEFINTRKKQVHKMNLNGMKLFKCSVCDKSFSRNKNLRLHERIHTGRKPYKCPECDKSFHQKYTLTIHERIHTGEKPYKCSECEKCFFSKSDLRRHEIIHTGAKPFHCSECDKSFNRKNNLRIHKRIHERIHTGGKPYKCPECDKSFQYKIILEFIKESTLETNHTNVLNVIKAFIKNTHS, translated from the exons ATGGAAGAGGATCCCGTCAGTGACCACCTGGAAGTTGGCGAGGAAGATACTGATACCAAGAGCA ATGATGGGTTTGGGAACAAGAGAATGAGAGAGTGCGATGGGCAGAAGAGGAAAGAATGGAAACATAAAGACAGCCCAGATCCCTCAGTTGATTGTCTAGAAGGTACTAGTAGAGTAAAACCTTCTAGCATGAAAGAAAATGCCCCAAAAGAAGAGAGACCCAATGTATGTACTGAACaagagaggaattccatccacTGCGCAAATCTCAAGCAAAATCAGAGAATCAGTGGCGAGACACTTCTTCAGAGCACTTTGTTCGAGGAAAGGTCCATTGGGAAGTCAAACCTGAAGTCAGACCTGACAGAGCAAAAAAAAGTTGACAGAGAAGACGAGCCATTCCATTGTACTGAATATGGAAAATATTTTACATGTTCTGTACCTGCTAAAAACTTTAGTCCGATATTTGAACCGAAAAAACATGAATTTATCAACACAAGAAAGAAACAAGTACATAAAATGAACCTCAACGGAATGAAGCTATTTAAGTGTTCAGTatgtgataaaagtttcagtcGCAACAAAAACCTTAGActacatgaaagaatccacactggaagGAAACCATATAAATgtcctgaatgtgataaaagctttcatcaaaaatacacactcacaattcatgaaagaatccatactggagagaaaccatataaatgttctgaatgtgagaaATGTTTCTTTTCCAAATCAGATCTGAGAAGGCATGAAATAATACATACAGGAGCAAAACCATTTCactgttctgaatgtgataaaagcttcaatcgAAAAAATAATCTCAGAATTCATAaaagaattcatgaaagaatccacactggaggaaaaccatataaatgtcctgaatgtgataaaagctttcaATATAAAATAATCTTAGAATTCATAAAGGAATCCACACTGGAAACAAACCATACAAATGTcttgaatgtgataaaagctttcatcaaaaatacacactcgtag